In Methanomicrobiales archaeon, the following are encoded in one genomic region:
- a CDS encoding isocitrate/isopropylmalate dehydrogenase family protein, with the protein MPVIAVVEGDGIGREVVPVAQELLGLLRPDFEFVPVEVGYGLWKRTGSAIAEDAIDQLRAVDAVLFGAVTTPADPDYRSVVVRIRKELDLYANIRPVAGKGFDVVIVRENTEGLYAGIERIEPDRACTVRLITRRGSERIARAACRLAGGRRHLTVGHKANVLKSDLLFRDVCRAEAEAAGIPCRERFIDALCLDLLLHPGDYDVIVTENMFGDILSDVAAFLVGGLGMLPSANIGDRHALFEPVHGSAPDIAGKDVANPVAAIRSGAMLLRHLGDEDSALRLEGAVESVFGRGIRTRDLGGTAGTREFGRAVYRELERHSDEMTDARDDFPVL; encoded by the coding sequence ATGCCCGTGATCGCCGTCGTCGAGGGGGACGGGATCGGGAGAGAGGTGGTCCCGGTGGCGCAGGAGCTGCTCGGGCTCCTCCGTCCGGACTTCGAGTTCGTCCCCGTCGAGGTTGGATACGGGCTCTGGAAACGTACGGGATCTGCGATCGCGGAGGATGCCATCGACCAGCTCCGGGCCGTCGATGCGGTGCTCTTCGGCGCGGTCACCACACCGGCCGACCCGGACTACCGCAGCGTCGTGGTGCGGATTAGAAAGGAGCTCGATCTCTACGCCAATATCCGCCCCGTGGCGGGGAAGGGGTTCGATGTCGTCATCGTGCGGGAGAACACCGAGGGGCTCTACGCCGGCATCGAACGGATCGAGCCCGACCGAGCCTGCACGGTGCGGCTGATCACCCGCCGGGGCAGCGAGCGGATCGCCCGGGCCGCCTGCCGCCTCGCGGGAGGTCGCCGGCACCTCACGGTGGGGCACAAGGCGAACGTGCTCAAGTCCGACCTGCTCTTCCGCGACGTCTGCCGTGCGGAGGCGGAGGCAGCGGGCATCCCCTGCCGCGAGCGGTTCATCGACGCCCTCTGCCTGGATCTCCTCCTCCACCCCGGCGATTACGACGTGATCGTCACCGAGAACATGTTCGGGGACATATTGAGCGATGTCGCCGCGTTCCTTGTCGGGGGCCTCGGGATGCTCCCCTCCGCCAACATCGGCGACCGCCACGCCCTGTTCGAACCGGTCCACGGCAGCGCCCCGGATATTGCGGGGAAGGATGTCGCCAACCCGGTGGCGGCCATACGGAGCGGAGCCATGCTCCTCCGCCACCTGGGGGACGAGGATTCGGCCCTGCGGCTGGAGGGAGCCGTGGAGAGCGTGTTCGGACGGGGCATCAGGACCCGCGATCTGGGCGGCACGGCGGGCACCCGGGAGTTCGGCAGGGCGGTCTACCGTGAGCTGGAGAGACACTCCGACGAGATGACCGATGCAAGGGACGATTTCCCGGTTCTCTAG
- a CDS encoding 3-isopropylmalate dehydratase, translating into MHGEGKAVCVGNDVDTDQIIAGRYLRTKDRRVWAEHVFEDLDPTLKDRLRGAVLVAGTNMGCGSSREQAAIALREAGVVAVVAQSFARIFFRNAINVGLPVLECRMSCREGMTVRFDVGEGWVEVDGTRWTVRPLSPHMVGILRAGGLVPYRRAHA; encoded by the coding sequence ATGCACGGTGAGGGGAAGGCGGTCTGCGTCGGGAACGACGTGGACACCGACCAGATCATCGCCGGACGCTACCTGCGCACGAAGGACCGGCGGGTCTGGGCCGAACACGTCTTCGAGGACCTCGACCCGACCTTGAAAGACCGCCTCCGCGGAGCCGTGCTCGTCGCGGGGACCAACATGGGCTGCGGTTCGTCCCGGGAGCAGGCGGCAATCGCCCTCAGGGAGGCGGGGGTCGTGGCGGTGGTCGCCCAGAGTTTCGCCCGCATCTTCTTCCGGAACGCGATCAACGTCGGGCTTCCCGTGCTCGAGTGCAGGATGTCCTGCCGTGAGGGCATGACGGTGCGGTTCGACGTGGGAGAGGGGTGGGTGGAGGTGGACGGCACCCGATGGACGGTCCGCCCCCTCTCCCCGCACATGGTCGGCATCCTGCGGGCCGGCGGGCTCGTCCCCTACCGGAGGGCGCACGCGTGA
- a CDS encoding 3-isopropylmalate dehydratase/homoaconitate hydratase family large subunit: protein MSTLSERILGASAGEFVDRKVDRAYAHDGTGVLALEAWRQMGAALEADPARLHIVFDHIAPANTSTTASLQAELREFAAASGIHFAEIGSGICHQVMSEGYAYPGEIVVGADSHTCTLGAFGAFATGVGATDMAAIWASGCTWFRVPETIAVHLTGTLRGAAEAKDLALAYVAELGMDGATYRALEFVGGGAAGISMDGRLTVCNMAVECGAKTGLFYADAVTRRHLHLFGHDAEPQEREDADYAQEIDLELDAIPPLIAVPHRVDTVKEVEALAGTSIDQVFVGTCTNGRYEDLRRFARMVRGKRVAVRTVVVPASRRVLERLIREGLLLHIVQAGCAIGPPGCGPCLGAHMGVIGEGEVCLSTANRNFRNRMGVGGEIYLGSVATAAASALAGEIATAEADDAR, encoded by the coding sequence ATGAGCACGCTCTCCGAACGGATCCTGGGCGCTTCGGCCGGGGAGTTCGTGGACCGGAAGGTGGACCGCGCCTACGCCCACGACGGAACCGGTGTCCTCGCGCTGGAGGCCTGGCGGCAGATGGGCGCCGCGCTGGAGGCAGACCCCGCCCGCCTCCACATCGTCTTCGACCATATCGCGCCGGCGAACACCTCCACCACCGCGAGCCTGCAGGCCGAACTGCGGGAGTTCGCCGCCGCGTCCGGCATCCACTTCGCCGAGATCGGGAGCGGGATCTGCCACCAGGTGATGAGCGAGGGCTATGCCTACCCCGGCGAGATCGTGGTGGGGGCGGACTCCCACACCTGCACGCTGGGGGCGTTCGGGGCCTTCGCCACCGGCGTGGGGGCGACCGACATGGCCGCGATCTGGGCGTCGGGGTGCACCTGGTTCCGGGTCCCGGAGACGATCGCGGTCCACCTCACCGGAACGCTCCGGGGGGCTGCCGAGGCGAAGGACCTGGCTCTCGCCTACGTCGCCGAGCTGGGGATGGACGGGGCCACCTACCGTGCGCTCGAGTTCGTCGGGGGCGGCGCCGCCGGGATCTCCATGGACGGGCGGCTGACCGTCTGCAACATGGCCGTGGAGTGCGGCGCCAAGACGGGTCTCTTTTACGCGGATGCCGTGACGCGCCGCCACCTCCACCTCTTCGGGCACGACGCCGAACCGCAGGAGAGGGAGGACGCCGACTATGCGCAGGAGATCGATCTCGAGCTCGACGCCATCCCCCCGCTCATCGCGGTCCCCCACCGGGTGGACACCGTAAAGGAGGTGGAAGCGCTCGCCGGCACGTCCATCGATCAGGTCTTCGTGGGCACCTGCACGAACGGACGCTACGAGGACCTGCGTCGGTTCGCCCGCATGGTGCGGGGGAAGAGAGTGGCGGTGCGGACCGTCGTCGTACCGGCCTCCCGCCGGGTGCTGGAGCGGCTGATCCGCGAGGGGCTGCTCCTGCACATCGTGCAGGCCGGCTGCGCGATCGGCCCGCCCGGCTGCGGGCCGTGCCTGGGCGCCCACATGGGCGTGATCGGGGAGGGGGAGGTCTGCCTCTCCACCGCCAACCGCAACTTCCGGAACCGGATGGGGGTGGGGGGCGAGATCTACCTGGGCTCGGTGGCGACCGCGGCCGCGAGCGCGCTCGCCGGCGAGATCGCGACGGCGGAGGCGGACGATGCACGGTGA
- a CDS encoding homocitrate synthase family protein yields MQPWNVEICDVTLRDGEQTPGVSFRREEKMDIANLLDQIGVEVIEAGFPSVSKYETQCVKAIAAMGLSARTCCLARARRGDVDAAIDCDVDMVSVFIPSSELHVRHKFRKPRDQVLEEALAIVEYTRDHGIAVRFAAEDASRTDIPFLREMYRRGAEHGAEYLSFADTVGCLTPLQIHRVFAELSASVDGLLCAHCHNDMGLATANTLAAAEGGAYQLHTTVNGIGERAGNAALEEVLVALRMVGGIDRYDLSHLKNISTMVEQYSGIPVAKNKAVVGEFAFTHESGIHIAAILEDPLTYESIPPELVGAERRFVLGKHTGKKALEHVIQKLGYNLSEDEICWILEQVKLRSEHKCSVSPEMLQKLIRDAEGKCQP; encoded by the coding sequence ATGCAACCCTGGAATGTTGAGATCTGTGATGTGACCCTTCGGGACGGCGAGCAGACGCCGGGCGTCTCGTTCCGCCGCGAGGAGAAGATGGATATCGCGAACCTGCTGGACCAGATCGGGGTGGAGGTGATCGAGGCCGGTTTCCCCTCGGTCTCGAAGTACGAGACCCAGTGCGTGAAGGCGATCGCGGCGATGGGGCTCTCCGCCCGCACCTGCTGCCTGGCCCGGGCGCGGCGGGGGGACGTGGACGCGGCGATCGACTGCGACGTGGACATGGTCAGCGTCTTCATCCCGAGTTCGGAGCTCCACGTGCGGCACAAGTTCCGCAAGCCGCGGGATCAGGTGCTCGAAGAGGCGCTCGCCATCGTGGAGTACACCCGCGATCACGGGATCGCTGTGCGGTTTGCCGCCGAGGACGCTTCCCGGACGGACATTCCGTTCCTGAGGGAGATGTACCGCAGGGGGGCGGAGCACGGAGCGGAGTACCTCTCGTTTGCCGATACCGTGGGATGCCTCACCCCGCTCCAGATCCACCGCGTCTTCGCGGAGCTGTCGGCGAGCGTGGACGGTCTCCTCTGCGCCCACTGCCACAACGACATGGGTCTTGCCACGGCCAACACGCTCGCCGCCGCCGAGGGCGGCGCCTACCAGCTGCACACCACGGTGAACGGCATCGGGGAGCGGGCGGGGAACGCCGCCCTCGAGGAGGTGCTGGTCGCGCTCCGCATGGTGGGCGGGATCGACCGCTACGACCTCTCCCACCTGAAGAATATCTCGACCATGGTGGAGCAGTATTCCGGCATTCCGGTCGCGAAGAACAAGGCCGTCGTCGGGGAGTTCGCGTTCACGCACGAGAGCGGGATCCACATCGCCGCCATCCTCGAGGATCCGCTCACCTACGAGTCGATCCCCCCGGAGCTGGTGGGGGCGGAGCGGCGGTTCGTGCTGGGCAAGCACACCGGCAAGAAAGCGCTCGAGCACGTGATCCAGAAACTGGGGTACAACCTCTCCGAGGACGAGATCTGCTGGATCCTGGAGCAGGTGAAGCTGCGCTCGGAGCACAAGTGCAGCGTATCGCCGGAGATGCTGCAGAAGCTGATCCGGGACGCGGAAGGGAAGTGCCAGCCATGA
- a CDS encoding thiamine pyrophosphate-dependent enzyme yields the protein MNGTRAVAAAIRRSADTCYTVPGYPVTALASRLSAEGTINEKVALEYALGDSLSGKRSAVLVKNVGLNACADPLVNATTQGLRAGVVIVAGDDVDVLGSQNAEDSRYYGELAQVPVLEPDAGSCHQAVEEAFRASERFSRIAILRLTPALLESDVPGGSAERASGTGALADPNLTMAGRVAEADRVAREMFAWSRTSPLNRFPGPPVGVGAAPGQSRVVTVYPPPAIPRDLEDVREYGRPFVQEHRDIRPPPGGRAAETFETRGFYRTFCPSCPFKSVMEVLQEKEISAICDMGCSVFAMNPPYRVGIATYGLGSSVAVAARSTRVALTGDFALLHSGINALIDVAEKELPLLCIVLANRRMGMVGGEPCTDVMKYIGWTAPETVPAGDKERIRELLRAPESLSVVVITGECPSGETHATLEC from the coding sequence ATGAACGGAACCCGCGCGGTGGCGGCGGCGATCCGCCGTTCGGCGGACACGTGCTACACGGTCCCCGGCTATCCGGTGACCGCCCTCGCCTCCCGGCTCTCGGCCGAGGGGACGATCAACGAGAAGGTGGCGCTGGAGTATGCTCTCGGCGACTCCCTCTCGGGGAAGCGCTCGGCGGTGCTGGTGAAGAACGTGGGGCTCAACGCCTGCGCCGATCCCCTGGTGAACGCCACGACGCAGGGGCTGCGTGCCGGCGTCGTGATCGTCGCCGGGGACGACGTGGACGTGCTGGGATCCCAGAACGCGGAGGACTCCCGCTACTACGGCGAACTCGCCCAGGTGCCGGTGCTCGAACCGGACGCCGGATCCTGCCACCAGGCGGTGGAGGAGGCGTTCCGGGCTTCGGAGCGCTTCTCGCGCATCGCCATCCTGCGCCTCACCCCGGCCCTCCTGGAGTCGGACGTGCCCGGAGGCTCCGCCGAACGGGCGAGCGGCACCGGCGCTCTCGCGGATCCGAACCTGACCATGGCGGGGAGGGTGGCGGAGGCGGATCGGGTCGCCCGCGAGATGTTCGCATGGTCGCGGACATCCCCCCTGAACCGCTTCCCCGGTCCCCCGGTGGGCGTGGGAGCCGCTCCGGGGCAATCCCGCGTCGTGACGGTCTACCCGCCGCCCGCGATCCCGCGGGATCTGGAGGATGTGCGGGAGTACGGCCGCCCCTTCGTGCAGGAGCACCGCGACATCCGACCCCCGCCGGGCGGAAGGGCGGCGGAGACCTTCGAGACGCGGGGGTTCTACCGCACCTTCTGCCCCTCCTGCCCGTTCAAATCCGTCATGGAAGTGCTGCAGGAGAAGGAAATCTCCGCGATCTGCGACATGGGCTGTTCGGTCTTTGCCATGAACCCCCCCTACCGGGTGGGCATCGCCACCTACGGGCTCGGATCCTCGGTGGCGGTGGCGGCCCGGAGCACCCGCGTCGCCCTCACGGGCGACTTCGCCCTGCTCCACTCCGGGATCAACGCCCTCATCGACGTGGCGGAAAAAGAGCTTCCGCTGCTATGCATCGTGCTTGCGAACAGACGGATGGGCATGGTGGGGGGCGAGCCCTGCACCGATGTGATGAAGTACATCGGCTGGACAGCCCCCGAGACCGTCCCTGCCGGAGACAAAGAGAGGATCCGCGAACTGCTCCGCGCGCCGGAGTCGCTCTCGGTGGTGGTGATAACAGGGGAATGCCCGTCAGGTGAGACCCATGCAACCCTGGAATGTTGA
- a CDS encoding radical SAM protein, which produces MEWLAVKALLLEEGGASVQGAGIEGYIGRSTAGPSARGRGSVFFTNGKQRVRLAIQPESPLRLLHRGGGEAVLRKGDREIRGRLEEVALHCPRQAYITVSERCIFRCRYCQVPLQPGRVKTAEEVRSLVESVADRIDAISLTSGVADSVAGEERRVLDAVREVRRFDLPIGVSIYPTLETPVRLRDAGADEVKFNVEAATPPLFARMCPGLDWGEMWAVLERSVEVFGEGRVFSNVIVGLGESDAEMEGCIDALVERGVIPVLRPLTPAAELAGCRRPSAARLLSLCAYHEAALRKAGLDPRSARTLCTACTGCDLTPGRDT; this is translated from the coding sequence GTGGAGTGGCTAGCCGTGAAAGCGCTCCTCCTGGAGGAGGGGGGCGCCAGCGTGCAGGGGGCCGGGATCGAGGGCTACATCGGCCGCTCGACCGCCGGGCCCTCTGCCCGGGGCAGGGGCTCCGTCTTCTTCACGAACGGGAAGCAGCGGGTGCGGCTCGCCATCCAGCCCGAAAGCCCGCTCCGCCTCCTGCACAGGGGGGGCGGCGAGGCCGTCCTCCGGAAGGGCGACCGGGAGATCCGGGGGAGGCTGGAGGAGGTGGCGCTCCACTGCCCCCGCCAGGCCTATATCACCGTCTCCGAGCGGTGCATCTTCCGCTGCCGCTACTGCCAGGTCCCGCTGCAGCCGGGCAGGGTGAAGACGGCGGAGGAGGTCCGATCGCTCGTCGAGAGCGTGGCGGACCGCATCGACGCGATCTCCCTGACGAGCGGCGTCGCGGATTCGGTCGCGGGGGAGGAGCGGCGCGTGCTCGATGCCGTGCGGGAGGTGCGGCGGTTCGATCTGCCGATCGGCGTCTCCATCTACCCGACTCTCGAGACGCCGGTGAGACTCCGGGACGCCGGCGCGGACGAGGTGAAGTTCAACGTGGAGGCGGCGACCCCGCCCCTCTTCGCCCGCATGTGCCCGGGGCTCGACTGGGGGGAGATGTGGGCGGTGCTCGAGCGCTCGGTCGAGGTCTTCGGGGAGGGGCGCGTCTTCTCCAATGTCATCGTCGGGCTCGGGGAGAGCGATGCGGAGATGGAGGGCTGCATCGACGCCCTCGTGGAACGGGGCGTGATCCCGGTCCTGCGGCCCCTGACCCCGGCCGCGGAACTCGCCGGCTGCCGCCGCCCCTCCGCCGCACGCCTCCTCTCCCTCTGCGCCTACCATGAGGCAGCGCTGCGGAAGGCGGGGCTGGATCCCCGATCCGCCCGCACCCTGTGCACCGCCTGCACCGGCTGCGATCTCACGCCGGGGAGGGACACATGA
- a CDS encoding DUF1743 domain-containing protein: MENISDPYTIQYRKIVVLSDPEGESVELIEFFDCIGGAMWAQHHYRKSPLVRSAWSAGSQTRYRLRPGSAALDLQGSRFPAGIAAVGVDGDTISIRYIGMGGGGVGASICRAQAPGVLRSICDPSGGGRQAGSTIWLPRRERVLIGVDDTDTPEEGATWTLVHNIANAVEDDASHYLSHTIVQLYPVQFRTKNCVSTVVEFASTDPAGLTRRFRELLERYTLSDRTGMAVYRGFDPSPLMEFARAAKRGEVDPRSLPDPEDGHLEIVMDGRGIVGAVAAIPFYGNYTEALELWSG, translated from the coding sequence ATGGAGAACATCTCTGATCCCTACACCATCCAGTACCGGAAGATCGTCGTTCTCTCCGATCCCGAGGGGGAGTCCGTGGAACTGATCGAGTTCTTCGACTGCATCGGGGGTGCGATGTGGGCGCAGCACCACTACCGCAAGAGCCCTCTCGTCCGGTCGGCATGGTCCGCGGGATCGCAGACCCGCTACCGTCTCCGCCCCGGCAGCGCTGCGCTGGATCTCCAGGGATCGCGGTTCCCGGCGGGCATCGCCGCCGTGGGGGTGGACGGGGATACGATCTCCATCCGCTACATCGGCATGGGCGGCGGGGGCGTGGGGGCGAGCATCTGCCGGGCCCAGGCACCGGGCGTCCTCCGCAGCATCTGCGATCCCTCCGGAGGGGGGCGGCAGGCGGGCTCGACCATCTGGCTGCCGCGGCGGGAGCGGGTGCTGATCGGCGTTGACGATACCGATACGCCGGAGGAGGGCGCCACCTGGACGCTCGTGCACAACATCGCAAACGCGGTGGAGGACGACGCCTCGCACTACCTCTCGCACACGATCGTCCAGCTCTATCCGGTCCAGTTCCGCACGAAGAACTGCGTCAGCACCGTCGTGGAGTTCGCGTCCACGGATCCGGCGGGGCTGACGCGGCGGTTCCGCGAACTCCTCGAGAGGTACACGCTCTCCGACCGCACCGGCATGGCAGTCTACCGCGGGTTCGACCCCTCCCCCCTGATGGAGTTCGCGCGAGCGGCGAAGAGAGGCGAGGTCGATCCCCGGTCCCTTCCCGATCCCGAGGACGGGCACCTGGAGATCGTCATGGACGGCAGGGGGATCGTCGGTGCCGTCGCCGCGATCCCCTTCTACGGCAACTACACGGAGGCGCTGGAACTGTGGAGTGGCTAG
- a CDS encoding tRNA(Ile2) 2-agmatinylcytidine synthetase has product MITLTPERVRERFGRLFARRYLVMVDERRGLAEILENCHAHGTIEWDAANRMRAGGAVLKCSTAGASMTVLARLGHHPVRFGAADRELGGQALEGVEVNGDEVVTSWAGMAGAGVGIAACLPQAPGVLRVEYPSEDDLLVGGARVNRARIVSPRYEKITLGIDDTDTKTEGATWVLALRAAEACAREGVELLNMRLIQLNPKAPKKTTNCVASALNFAVRPGAVDALLSDICAYIEKHTHSADTGIALYRGIGLPTATDLDRRVKTEILTLAEAEAEAKRLDVGFLDGNGRKGRIGALGAVLWANRGAEAAALYGEHL; this is encoded by the coding sequence GTGATCACGCTCACGCCGGAGAGGGTTCGGGAGAGGTTCGGGCGGCTCTTCGCACGCAGGTACCTCGTGATGGTCGACGAACGGAGGGGGCTCGCGGAGATCCTGGAGAACTGCCACGCCCACGGCACCATCGAGTGGGATGCCGCCAACCGCATGCGGGCCGGGGGAGCGGTGCTGAAGTGCTCGACCGCGGGGGCTTCGATGACGGTGCTCGCACGGCTCGGGCACCATCCCGTCCGCTTCGGGGCCGCAGACCGGGAGCTCGGCGGCCAGGCGCTCGAGGGCGTCGAGGTGAACGGCGACGAGGTGGTCACCTCCTGGGCCGGCATGGCCGGCGCCGGCGTCGGGATCGCCGCCTGCCTCCCGCAGGCGCCGGGGGTGCTGCGGGTCGAGTACCCCTCCGAAGACGACCTGCTGGTCGGCGGGGCGCGGGTGAACCGCGCCCGCATCGTCTCCCCCCGCTACGAGAAGATCACGCTCGGGATCGACGACACCGACACGAAGACGGAGGGGGCGACCTGGGTGCTGGCGCTCAGGGCAGCGGAAGCCTGTGCACGGGAGGGGGTGGAGCTCCTGAACATGCGGCTCATCCAGCTGAACCCGAAGGCGCCGAAGAAGACCACGAACTGCGTGGCGTCCGCCCTCAATTTCGCCGTCCGCCCCGGGGCGGTGGATGCCCTGCTCTCGGATATCTGCGCCTACATCGAGAAGCACACGCACAGCGCGGACACGGGGATCGCCCTCTACCGCGGGATCGGGCTGCCCACCGCAACGGATCTCGACCGGCGGGTCAAGACCGAGATCCTGACGCTTGCCGAGGCGGAGGCGGAGGCGAAACGCCTGGATGTCGGGTTCCTGGACGGAAATGGAAGGAAAGGGAGAATAGGGGCACTGGGTGCGGTGCTCTGGGCAAACAGGGGGGCCGAGGCGGCAGCACTTTATGGAGAACATCTCTGA
- the fhcD gene encoding formylmethanofuran--tetrahydromethanopterin N-formyltransferase, whose translation MQINAVPIDDTYAEAFPIWVSRVIITAASRKWAEKTALEATGFATSCIGCAAEAGIDYYVPPEESPDGRPGYAILICNPSKKKLKEQLIERIGECVLTAPTTSAFDGLRDAPEKLPVKLHFFGDGFEYQKKVGDRSVWAIPIMQGEFIAEEEYGVVQGVAGGNFFVMGENQMAALAGAEAAVDAIEAVRGVITSFPGGIVGSGSKVGSNKYKFMNASTNELYAPTLKSRVPNSKVPEGVNSIYEIVIDGVSADAVAAAMREGIRAATTVPGVKWISAGNYGGKLGPHQFHLHKLF comes from the coding sequence ATGCAGATCAATGCGGTACCCATCGACGACACCTATGCGGAAGCGTTTCCGATCTGGGTTTCGAGAGTGATCATTACGGCAGCGAGCAGGAAGTGGGCGGAAAAGACCGCACTGGAGGCCACAGGGTTTGCAACCTCCTGCATCGGCTGCGCGGCTGAGGCGGGCATCGATTACTACGTTCCGCCGGAGGAGTCCCCCGACGGGCGGCCGGGGTATGCGATCCTCATCTGCAATCCCAGCAAGAAGAAATTGAAAGAGCAGCTGATCGAGAGGATCGGCGAGTGCGTCCTGACGGCACCGACGACGTCCGCCTTCGACGGTCTGCGGGATGCGCCGGAGAAGCTCCCCGTGAAACTGCACTTCTTCGGCGATGGCTTCGAGTACCAGAAGAAGGTCGGGGACCGGAGCGTCTGGGCGATACCCATCATGCAGGGAGAGTTCATCGCCGAGGAGGAGTACGGCGTCGTCCAGGGCGTGGCCGGCGGCAACTTCTTTGTCATGGGAGAGAACCAGATGGCCGCCCTGGCGGGCGCGGAGGCTGCCGTCGACGCCATCGAAGCGGTGCGCGGCGTGATCACCTCGTTCCCCGGCGGGATCGTGGGGAGCGGCTCCAAGGTCGGGAGCAACAAGTACAAGTTCATGAATGCCAGCACGAACGAGCTCTACGCCCCGACGCTGAAGTCCAGGGTACCGAACAGCAAGGTGCCGGAGGGCGTGAACAGCATCTACGAGATCGTCATCGACGGCGTCAGCGCGGATGCGGTGGCAGCGGCGATGCGCGAGGGGATCCGGGCGGCGACGACGGTGCCGGGCGTGAAGTGGATCAGCGCCGGCAACTACGGAGGCAAACTCGGACCCCACCAGTTCCACCTCCACAAACTCTTCTAA
- a CDS encoding 4Fe-4S binding protein — protein MAFATHINIERCTGCNNCVVACPVGALELHTSAPATTEKIYRVKDGKSIVLDFKAELCAGCGVCIEACPYDVIRLVGRLETATSMA, from the coding sequence ATGGCGTTTGCAACACATATCAACATCGAACGATGTACCGGTTGCAACAACTGTGTAGTTGCGTGCCCCGTCGGCGCCCTGGAGCTGCATACGTCAGCCCCGGCCACGACAGAGAAGATCTACCGCGTGAAGGACGGGAAATCCATCGTCCTGGACTTCAAGGCAGAACTCTGCGCTGGCTGCGGCGTCTGCATCGAGGCATGTCCCTACGATGTTATTCGACTGGTAGGACGGTTGGAAACCGCGACTTCGATGGCATGA
- a CDS encoding 4Fe-4S binding protein — protein MTLYPKFSKKRVGPNVICEQRLLQNVSNLILNTDTCTGCGVCAESCPEEAITVSMVGATKREKGITYATPIEIDPEKCSYCGVCQIMCPFNALTLTVDGVERLPILEKEGFPQWDIVADIDQEKCIKCTICEDVCPRDAIIREVPEFEGEMKEKVAAYDRGEIDTQNAVEVYKTATALSRVGRYQDAIRAYDQALEIDPRNPLALYNKGTALARLGRYEEALKAYEDARAIELDETTLANLKKYTAGKPRYEALKAKTTFEVDMEKCNVCGICGTLCPSITVKRKPFTAETGKVEGDVLFDETTCDACKVCVDACPEEAITVTREVEDKKLEGEVNIDKDLCCTCTWCSTNCPTEAITMEKLFEGDIEINPELCPSGCSTCVEVCPCNAIYLPSPPPASEMRGQQEEKIAINKDLCILCGACVYACPGEDIIVLKRTGLRMKGPETDLFKRIKEKLCTPRTSKVKEETAGTTQIKVLEST, from the coding sequence ATGACACTGTATCCGAAATTCTCTAAGAAGAGAGTAGGTCCCAATGTGATCTGCGAGCAGAGGCTCCTGCAGAACGTGAGCAATCTGATCCTGAATACAGACACCTGCACCGGCTGCGGGGTCTGTGCGGAGTCGTGTCCGGAGGAGGCGATCACGGTCAGCATGGTCGGAGCCACGAAGCGGGAGAAGGGCATCACCTATGCAACCCCCATCGAGATCGACCCGGAGAAGTGCTCCTACTGCGGTGTATGCCAGATCATGTGCCCGTTCAACGCACTGACCCTGACGGTCGACGGTGTGGAGAGGCTGCCGATCCTGGAGAAGGAGGGATTCCCCCAGTGGGACATTGTGGCGGACATCGACCAGGAGAAGTGCATCAAGTGCACCATCTGCGAGGATGTCTGCCCCCGCGACGCGATCATCCGCGAGGTCCCCGAGTTCGAAGGGGAGATGAAGGAGAAGGTCGCTGCCTACGACAGGGGTGAGATCGACACCCAGAATGCCGTCGAGGTGTACAAGACTGCAACCGCCCTCTCACGCGTCGGACGCTACCAGGACGCGATCCGTGCCTACGACCAGGCGCTGGAGATCGACCCCAGGAACCCCCTCGCGCTCTACAACAAGGGAACCGCCCTTGCCAGGCTCGGGCGGTACGAGGAGGCTCTCAAGGCCTACGAGGATGCCCGCGCAATCGAGCTCGACGAGACGACTCTTGCCAACCTGAAGAAGTACACGGCAGGGAAGCCCCGCTACGAGGCGCTCAAGGCCAAGACAACCTTCGAGGTCGACATGGAGAAGTGCAACGTCTGCGGCATCTGCGGCACGCTCTGCCCGAGCATCACCGTGAAGCGCAAGCCGTTCACGGCCGAGACCGGCAAGGTCGAGGGCGATGTGCTCTTCGATGAGACCACGTGCGACGCCTGCAAGGTCTGCGTGGACGCCTGCCCCGAGGAGGCGATCACGGTCACCCGCGAGGTCGAGGACAAGAAGCTCGAGGGAGAGGTGAACATCGACAAGGATCTCTGCTGCACGTGCACCTGGTGCTCCACCAACTGCCCGACGGAGGCGATCACGATGGAGAAGCTCTTCGAGGGCGACATCGAGATCAACCCGGAGCTCTGCCCGTCCGGCTGCTCCACCTGCGTCGAGGTGTGCCCCTGCAACGCGATCTACCTGCCCTCCCCGCCGCCGGCGAGCGAGATGCGCGGACAGCAGGAGGAGAAGATCGCCATCAACAAGGATCTCTGCATCCTCTGCGGGGCCTGTGTCTACGCCTGCCCCGGTGAAGACATCATCGTCCTGAAACGGACCGGTCTCCGCATGAAGGGCCCGGAGACCGACCTCTTCAAGCGAATAAAAGAGAAACTCTGCACGCCACGAACCTCGAAGGTGAAGGAGGAGACCGCCGGCACCACCCAGATCAAGGTGCTGGAGTCGACGTGA